TAGATAGGTTTGAGATCAGTAATGCTAAAGTCGAGAAAAAGAAtaatggatttttttttttttccaatttttcctatttgttttttttttttccaatttttccaaattttttttttttttttttgtataataCCAacacaataattttttttttttttttttttttttttttttccattttatcTCTAATAtcataatttataatatttgtattatttgaaaatcttaaaaaaagagAGGTTGTTTTGGTcagatagaaaaaaaaaattttggccAAACCCACAAACTGATTAGTtgcaaaatttttttttttatttttttttctttttttttatttttttttttaaaaatttttatttgaaaaaaaatcaattttcttttttttttagtttttttttttctttttttttttttctttttttttcaaaaaacttTTTCCCATCTAATTGTAtactatcttttttttttttttttccggTTTATATTGTTATAACTCTTtatatatttgtattaaaataaaacccactccacaataaaaaaaaaaaaatacaaaatacaaaataaaataataaagaaaataataaaataaattaaaatcgcACCACCACTTTTTTTCGTTTTAGGCATAAAcatcaaaaaatgaaaaattttaaagcCAAAATCATAACAGCAAAACAAAATGTTATGGAAAAAACTGCAAAAAGAGAAAATACTCTTGAACCAGATGAGATGAAAGAATTAGAAAAggtattatattttattttattttattttattttattttaattggtttgctttgaaaaaaaaaaaaaaataaaaaaaaaaagatttttttattttttttatttttaaaaataatttcagaaaataaaaaaataaaataaaataaatgactAACTCCCCCCCCCCCCcccattaaaaaattaattttaaatttaataatagaaaacaACAGAAACAAAAGATTTCCTCagaaaattaacaaaatcaGTTGAAAAGGAAACTTTAAGTTCTGGTGTATCAATTCAAGATGGTACAGAATTAGCTGATAATTTCCTTGATTATAGTGTTCATGTTAGAGATAATCAGAGTGATTTAGTTATTCTTTCTggtattttatcaaaaattggTGAATTTCAAGCTGGttttgaagatttaaaatcaaaacttgtatgtaaaaaaatatatatttaatatatttatgaAATATATTTctaactttttattataattattattattattattattattattattattattattattattattattattattattattatagaattcatcattaattaatgatgttAGTGAtccattaaaatcaattattaaaactgaATTAAAACAAGCAAAAGAATCAAAGAGAGAATATGATAGAGTTAGAGTTGCATTTGATGCACATTTATCAGAGTTGGCAAATTTAAGAAAACAAAAGAATGTTAAACCACCAAAGATTCAAGAGAGTGAAGAGGAATGTGAAAGATTACGTACAAATTTTGAACGTGTTGGAATTGATACTACATGTTTATTACGTGATACCAATGTGATCACAGAGTTTGAAACAGTTGAGAAACTTTGTGACTATTTGGATAGTTATCATACATTCTTTCAAAAGGGATACAGATGGTTGGCACAAATGATACCGGATATCTACGAGTATCGTCTATACGTTGAGAAGAGAAAAGCAGAATTGGAGAAATCAAAAGTACGTATTAGTATGATGGTTTCACCACAGAAACAACAAGCGGACTCCTTGTCAAAAACCAAATGTTTTGGCGAGGATCTTTCCGTACTTTTGAATAGAGAAGGCTCAACATTACCATGGTTCATCGTTAGGGCATTCCAAGCCATCAGAAATCATATCGCAACAGAGGAGGGTTTATTCCGTCTCTCTGGTACCAAGAGAATCATCTACgaatataaacaaaaaatcgACGAAGGTAAAGAATACAATCTCTCTGAGATTTTGGATATCCATGTGGTTTGTAATCTTGTTAAATTATATCTTAGAGAACTTCAACCTGAGCCATTATTAACCTATAGTCGTTATAATGAGCTTATCGACACATGCAACATTGAAGACCAAAATCAAAGAGTCGATAAGATTTCAAAGATTCTCTCCTCCCTACCAAAACATTATTACACATTATTACATCATTTAATTCATCTTTTAAGTCAAATCGCATCTCAACCAAAATCAAAGATGGGTCCTGCAAATTTGGCTACTGTCATTGGTCCaaacattttaatttgtCAAACTGATGTCGTTCTTGAAGATATTGCTTTGGGTAATATGGTCGTAACAACTATCATTCAAAATTTCGATAGAATATTTGGTGGTCCACCACTTTTACAACAATCTGTACCTGATACCTATGtaccaccaccaaataaTACTCGTAATAATAgtgttaataattttaataatgtacAACCATCTTCTTTTTCTGCTTCAACCTCACGttctataaatttaaataaatctacaaataatccaaatatcaatgatgataataataataataataatataaataattccGATGACGAACCATATGATCCAAATGCACCACCAATTTATTCTGGTGTACCAATGAGAGGTAATATAAAACATTCAGATTCTTGTTCAACTTTAGGTGATAGTTTTGATGAAGGTGATGCTGTAGAATTATCAGACTAAATAAATATCCCAATTCAACAAAACTgactaaaataaataaatatcttttcataaatatatacatataaaataaaaaataataataataataataataataataataataataataataataataataataataatagcaataatataa
This region of Dictyostelium discoideum AX4 chromosome 3 chromosome, whole genome shotgun sequence genomic DNA includes:
- the gacP gene encoding RhoGAP domain-containing protein — translated: MKNFKAKIITAKQNVMEKTAKRENTLEPDEMKELEKKTTETKDFLRKLTKSVEKETLSSGVSIQDGTELADNFLDYSVHVRDNQSDLVILSGILSKIGEFQAGFEDLKSKLNSSLINDVSDPLKSIIKTELKQAKESKREYDRVRVAFDAHLSELANLRKQKNVKPPKIQESEEECERLRTNFERVGIDTTCLLRDTNVITEFETVEKLCDYLDSYHTFFQKGYRWLAQMIPDIYEYRLYVEKRKAELEKSKVRISMMVSPQKQQADSLSKTKCFGEDLSVLLNREGSTLPWFIVRAFQAIRNHIATEEGLFRLSGTKRIIYEYKQKIDEGKEYNLSEILDIHVVCNLVKLYLRELQPEPLLTYSRYNELIDTCNIEDQNQRVDKISKILSSLPKHYYTLLHHLIHLLSQIASQPKSKMGPANLATVIGPNILICQTDVVLEDIALGNMVVTTIIQNFDRIFGGPPLLQQSVPDTYVPPPNNTRNNSVNNFNNVQPSSFSASTSRSINLNKSTNNPNINDDNNNNNNINNSDDEPYDPNAPPIYSGVPMRGNIKHSDSCSTLGDSFDEGDAVELSD